The window CCCCATGAACGCATATTGAAGCCCAGGCCTTGGATCTCTCTTGCGTGGCGCCGGATCGATGTATTTCGATAGTTGACAAGAGTTGCGTGGACTATCTGCTCCAACCATCAGGTGGCTTACATGAAACGGTCAATTAGTCGTCCGCCAGTTGGGGCAGCTTTCGCAACTGAGCCCACTTTGGTCTCTGTTTTTTCACTTCTACCCCGGACAAAGAGCCCACATTCGCCCCCGCCTCCATACTCCCCCGCAGTCTAACATCTTTCAGGCTATGCCTCCGGGTTGGTTGCATGGCGGATATTAACCATTAGCCCAGTTCTGTTAGTCCCAGCGGCAGGCAGGGCAAGTTACGGATCAGCTACTCCTTTGTACGGGGAGAATCTATGCGACGTGGTACGAACGGACACCTCGTCAAGTCCGGGGCATCGTCGCTAACAGGCGGCCCCATTAATTTGCCCGACGAGACGAATTGGGCAAGCATCCAGTGGCTTTGAAAGCCTTCTGTCATCAGGTGGATATTGGATATgtattgttgttgtttttatTGGCCTCATGATGCGTAAAGGGCGTATACGATAGGTTGTTTTACTAGAGAAGTGTTGCTATCATCTGTTCTTACTGCGGACTTCAGTCCAGGCTAGTAAAGTTTAGACAATGCTCGCTACTAGAAACGGCTCGTCCGGCGTAGAGTTGCTGGCGGCAATCAAAGAGCCTTAGGCCGCGGGATAGAGTCTCGGAATTAATAAAAATGAGAATTGATGTATGATACTCGCAGACTAAACAAAAGCCCTTTTGTTTTAGCCTCCAACATTGCCACCTGCTTTTTGTTCGCGGCAGGGACCCAAAACGGATTATGGACTTGATCTTGATGACTGTGCCGTTTGCAAGCTGACTTGAATTGATGCAAAGCACCCTTGGACTTACCCCGTACGGGGGAATGGAGTTGTGTGGGGAGATCCCTGCCAAACCTCACTTCATCCCATTCCCCCACACGAAATCTCTAGCTTCGCCAACAAACGTTGAGCTGAGAATCAACCTTGATGCAGCTGTCTATCTCGTAGTTTAAATCGGACTCGTTCCAACGGGCTTGACCGCTCCAGCTAAAAGATATTGGTCCACACCCCGCGTTTTTGACGAACCTGGGGGCGACTGCTTGATTCCTGATTGGATCAAGGGCATTGCCAACCCATGACTCATGAGGAAGCTGTCTACATCGATGAGGCCACTAAGCAACACGAGCCGAGGCACGTATCCATCGAAAATGAGGAGAAGCCGCCTAGCCTTTCCATTCTGGGCGCTATCCTAGCCGGCCCTTGGCTTTTAAAGACGCCCGGCGCTTTTTTGCaacctccttctttttgctctaCGCCAAGCGAAACGCCCAAATTTAGATCCAACAGCTGAACGTGGCGAGGCAACGAAATCCGCCAAGCAGCCCTGCCGAGTCGGAACGGCACCGAGCGTGCCACGTTTAGGAGGGCTATCGGATCAGCCACCATGCCTCTTAGCTTCTATACGACTTACGAGCTTCGAACCTACATGCGTGGATGGTTGATGAGGCGTGCACGGCCAACCAACTTCACCCACATCGCTCCCGGATATAACGTCTGTTGTGTAACGGAGGCTTTTTACGTTCCGGCTTTCTCCTTGAACGAGCGTCACTAGTTCGTCTACATCGTGTAATGGCGCCCAGGTAGTTGTTCGGATCCGACACGGAGAGGCTAGTCCTCCGTCGGAGGAAGAAACAAGGTTTTATGCGGCAAAGTAGGCAACGACACTACGACAACTAAGCGGAAGTTGTCCTCGAAACCGCGGTTGTTTGTCTTTGAAAGAGGGGAAACTTGCTACGTCTGGCATTATTGAGGTAGTACGTGGCTGAACCTCTAATTAAGGTAAACACTAATGTAGAGGTACCCTCCAAGTGAAGAGGATATTGCACCATGTTTCCTTGCATGATAAGACTAAATGCTTCAACAATCAACAAGCTATTGTCTTTTGGTCCGAAATATCGCGATAAGCGGCTTGAACGGCTGTACTGGAATGTTAAACACGCCATGTACGCATAACCGTCAATAGACTTTCTCTAAGACGTCTGAGGCCCTACGAACTTGGATGTCGAGACCAATATATCGGTAGAAAGTAATACCGTTATAGTACTGAATCAATCAAACCATGATACTGGTTTGGATAAATCCAAAATGCATAGAGACACTGATAGGTGATGTTTTCCGCGAGGCTCTAGGAGATAAGGCTTTATTAGCTACATTATTAATTGTTTGATGTCAAAGACTTGAATCGAGAATCAAATTGGTGTAAAGACTAGTAAAAAGGCATTGGTTATCTGAAATGATTTAGCAAGAATAGTCATCGTCTTAATAATCGTTTGCGTCTCTATATATGATATACTTCTCTGTTTGCATGAACCAGAACATGAAGTTTACATTGCGTTCAAAAGAAATAGTCCGCTGATGGAATGACCTCCATCACGCAGTCGACCTCGCTAAGAAGCCCAACTTTCCATATCTTCTGATGGCGGTGTGATGGAATTGCATTGGCTTTGTACAACCTAGTGTGTGCCTTTTTAATTTGAGAGTCCATTCGGTGTATGATAGAGTTTTTGTACCACATTTACGTTCTCAAACAATTTGAAACtagtgtatatatatcataTTTCGTTGAAATACTATATCCCACATAAATCTTCTATGTTTTGGCACATCTTAGTCTGCATGTATATACGCAGCCTTCTTTATCTCTTCCAGAATCCTATGAGTATTCGCTGCCGACTCAAACGTTGCGTATCTGGCCGTATCTCCCTTGGCAAATGCATCATACATTGAGTGTGTATTTGCAGCCATTGGCGAAAGTGCCTCAGCGGCAGGAAGTCGATAGCCCTGGAAATCAACCACCTCAAATGGCCCATCTCCATTCTTGATTCGGATTTCAGCGTCCTTGTCAGCTATTGACCATGATGCGGGGCTAGTGACCATGATTTCTCCCTCAGTGCCGGAGATGTACCAACGTAGGTCGTGTTCATCGCCGTGATGCCTTGGTTTTCGGAAAGCTATGGAAGCTACCGCCCCATTGCTGGTGACTCCTTGCACTAGGATTTGGTCGGGCGACGTTTTGACATATGCGGGATCAACAATGTTGTTACCATGTCCGGTAGATTGGACGGCTATGGAAGCTGACTCCTTGGTGGTAGTTTCTTGCGCTCGAGATTGGTCGGACCCGGTAAGTTTGACAGTCTTGTATCCCGTTTTAAAAATCGATTGGATGTGCGAAAGATCGCCCAGCACATTGACAAATGAATCAAGAACTGCTTATATCAGTAATTTGTTGCGCAAATCATCAGACTGTTAAACGACTTACAATGACCAAAGACTATAGTGAACTCGTTTCCACCACTGTCCATATCGAGGTAAGATTTCAAGCTTTCAGGCCAAACGTCTACAGTGCGATTCAAAGAACACGCAACCACCGAAGAACTAATGACGCGTCCAATCTTATTGTTCGCAATCAGTTCTTTCAACTTCTGCATCACCGGGGATGCTCTGCCTTGGGCTCCGATGAACGTCTGCACATTGTGCTTCTTTGCTAGCGCAGCCAATTCTTCAACCTCGGCCGTGTTTGCCGCCATGGGCCACTCTACAAAAAcattcttgttcttgaggaGCGCCGGTTTAACAAGCTCATAATGGCTCTCCACCTTGACTGACACGATAATCAGATCGACATCGGGGTCATCGGCAAGGTCATCAACACTTCCGTACGCCTTGGTGGATTCTGGAAGCCCTTGCGCCGCAATGGATCGCTTTGCAGACTCCACGGAGGAGTTTGCAAGAGCGACAATCTCGTACTCTGGCGATgcaagaagagctggaagatgagaaacTGCGGTCCAGCAGCCGCGTCCGGTGAAGGCTTTTGCGGTCGAAAGGCCGACGAGGCCAACTCGGATAGGTGCCATgatatgatgatgaagttTGATGAATTCTTAGTTACATGTAATCATTAATGCTCGATACGCCTGGAAATCGAAgccttttataattatttgAATGTTCAATGATAGGGTTCGGTGAAGTTCATCGTCTCGGCATTAGCCATGTCAATCACTTCGGCACTTCCAAGACGCTGATTCGACAAGATGAGTAATGTCCACTCCATGTTTGCAGTCTCATACGCATTCATTTTCGACAAGAGTCAACCATTGGCCAATACTAGATCTTCGGACACTCAATCCGCAATGACACGCAATTCCAGACTTCCCTGATAGGAGTGCCGGTATAGCGCCGGCATTGTGGATTAGAAAGCATCGGCGCTTCCACGTCTGTGATTCGACGAGACAGATCAGGTCCACAGCAACTCCGACGCTATTCCCAGACGAGTTGCCATGATGAACGCGATTACTGCGCGGCTGTCCGGTTGAACCATGCTACTTACACACTTTAAACTCAACAAAATGCCGTTTCcacgaagaaaaagaaaggcgTGTATTGAGTGCCACAAATCAAAGACACGATGCTCCCAGTCCAGCCCTTGTAGTAGATGCCGTAAACGGAATCTGCCGTGCGAATACGTCCATGACTTCCTGAACCAATATGGCAGTAACTCGCAGGGCCAGGATCATTGGTGCTCAATACCGACAACTGTTGAGAACTTTGGCAATGATCCATCCATGCTCTCCAGTATTAATGCGTTTATACCAACCTTTGATGAGATAATCAATGGCGATATGAGTAGCTCAATTGGGCCTCAGCCTGGCCCAGGGCTTTCGTCTTTGTTGGAAGACTTGGTAGCGCCAGGGTCGGGAAGCTTACCACAGCAACTGGTAGCTCATCCGAACCCAATAGCAAAACATATACCTATCAATATTTACTTTCAGCCAACTCTCGATCCAATAGGCGACGCAAGCGAACTTTCTTGGCTGCAAGTTGGAGACAGCCATACCCCTGACACCGAAAGAAGCAAGCCAAAGACCTCGGTGACACAAAAAAGGGAAACAATCGAATCCAAATTGAcaaaaaaattattaatcGGACAGCTTTTCAATTACTTGAACCTGATGAACAGCAGCCGTCTTCCGCCCTTTATCTTTACCGCGTGCAAACAAGGCGAAGGCTGCGGATTGAATGGAAGCCACCAATGTCTACTACGGCCTCTAGAAAATTGCCGTGCGATTATAACGATGGCGGAGAACATCGCGACGTCAAACAAGGGTTTTGTCTGGGCGGTTGTCGAAAATGAAGTGCTGCGATTGTATAAAGAGGTGAGTGCCTTCCATCATCCTTTTATTGCCAGGTAATGTCATGCTAATATGTTGTAGCTGTCAAACATGGATTGTTATGAGGTCCAGGCATCATTGCAAGCGTGCACCATTTATGCCCTACTATATGCACGCTATATCAGGCCAGTTCAAGCCGGAGGTGTACTTTCAGTTATAAAAGCAATCATAGTATGTGTAGCTTTTCTCCGGCAGCGTCATGGCTAATACATAGCACACAGGACTTTGGCCGACACCTCCATAGTATGCATGACTTTCGAAGTCCCTTGGGCCCAGATGAAAGTGCCATCAGGCAAGAATGGATACTAAGGGAGGGCACTCGCCGGTCAGCACATGACAAAATCGATTTACTCCTACCTTTATACTCACTCTACTCACAGGACAATCTGCGTTCTTTACGGTATAGAACTCCTCCTAGACGTCTTCAAGGAAGATCCAGATCATGTGAAATGCCGGGGACTCGAAAATGTCCCTCTCCCATGCACGCGAGATCTCTGGGAGCCTGTCCCGGACCCGGTATGGATAAGGCGGTATCAAAACTCCATGTCGCTGCAACACGGCGTTGAGAGCATGTGCCTTGGCACGATACAGTCTTCAATATTCCTGTTGAATGGACGAAGTGCCGACGTCGAATCGAAACAATCTGACTCTCATGAGGCGATTTCTCGTTGGTGCGAAGAGGCTGATGAGCTTGGAACGCTTGTATGGATGACGATTTTGGTGGAAACAAGATGAACTAGCGATGCGTTTGAGACTGGGTATATGAATTGGCAATATATGTCTAGCCATATTTCAGCtcaaaatatataatatcgACTCCTATATTGCTTATATGTTGTCTTCAATCTAATAGTGAAACTTATATCCCTGCCAAAGCAGCCCACGGCCAGAATAACGACAGAAAACCAATCGGCTCTCAACCCTTTTTTCCCATCACAACTTTCTCTCCAAATGTCTTCTTTAGCCACTTTAGCACCACTCTGTCTCCCTTGAATTCCCGCAACGGGGACAAATCCCCTTCCACCTTCAAGCCCACCAATGTCTTTACCCTCGACAGAGCTACATAGATCTGCCCTTCTTCAAAGGCTTTCCCTATGCTCACCACAGCGCTATCGAGGGTCAATCCCTGAGATTTGTGAATGCTTAGAGCCCAAGCAGCAGTTAGCGGGATCTGCATCCTGCCCATGAGCGAGTACGGGCGCTCCTCTCCTAGAAGCAGAGATTGGCAAACGGGATAAATTGTCTTGGTTATGCCATTATGGAATTTGACAATTGGCCAGCCTTTGGCCTTGTTGCATTTGCGCATGAAATCTCTAATGGTTTCTCCTTGCGCATGGAATCCTGCCATATACACAGGTAGATCTTCCCCATACAGAGGGACTTTAGGTGGAATCTCCCCAAAGGGCTCAAACCCAGTAATTTTTCCCTGGGTGCCATTGCATAATCTTCCACCGAGATCAATATTGTGCAGCAACAATACTTGCATGCCTTCTTTCAGGTGAAGTTCGACTTCGAAATTATGGTCGCTCAGTGCTTTTAGAGAGCCATCGGCAGCTCTTTCGCGCTTGTCCTCCAAGTGTCGGTGCTTCTCTTTGTTCCACCAGAATATATCCACACTTTTGTATATTTGCGGAGGAGTATGCAGCCGGCGAAATTCTGCATCATTGACCTCTCGCACCTCTGCCCGCGTCGGGAAAAGCTTCACTGGGTGGCTATCCGTTTTGCCGTCTGGGCTTGTCAAAAGCTTCAGGTCAACGTCATCAAGCTGCAATCCGAGTCGACACTTTTGTAGCAAATCGATAAAGGCGGGATCTTTCTGTCTATAGACGGTGGTGAGGTAAACGTAGCGAAAATTGCATTCTCGCCACGCTTTGCTTTTGAAGGCCCATTTATCATCCTGGTGATAGACATCGACGTCGCATTTCTGATTCAAGCATGAATATGCATTTGATCGGTAGCTGTATTGAAGCTGGCTACCGCAGCTGAAGCAATTACGGAATGGCTTCACAGGTGGTA is drawn from Trichoderma atroviride chromosome 7, complete sequence and contains these coding sequences:
- a CDS encoding uncharacterized protein (EggNog:ENOG41) is translated as MPFPRRKRKACIECHKSKTRCSQSSPCSRCRKRNLPCEYVHDFLNQYGSNSQGQDHWCSIPTTVENFGNDPSMLSSINAFIPTFDEIINGDMSSSIGPQPGPGLSSLLEDLVAPGSGSLPQQLVAHPNPIAKHIPINIYFQPTLDPIGDASELSWLQVGDSHTPDTERSKPKTSVTQKRETIESKLTKKLLIGQLFNYLNLMNSSRLPPFIFTACKQGEGCGLNGSHQCLLRPLENCRAIITMAENIATSNKGFVWAVVENEVLRLYKELSNMDCYEVQASLQACTIYALLYARYIRPVQAGGVLSVIKAIIDFGRHLHSMHDFRSPLGPDESAIRQEWILREGTRRTICVLYGIELLLDVFKEDPDHVKCRGLENVPLPCTRDLWEPVPDPVWIRRYQNSMSLQHGVESMCLGTIQSSIFLLNGRSADVESKQSDSHEAISRWCEEADELGTLVWMTILVETR
- a CDS encoding uncharacterized protein (EggNog:ENOG41) yields the protein MAPIRVGLVGLSTAKAFTGRGCWTAVSHLPALLASPEYEIVALANSSVESAKRSIAAQGLPESTKAYGSVDDLADDPDVDLIIVSVKVESHYELVKPALLKNKNVFVEWPMAANTAEVEELAALAKKHNVQTFIGAQGRASPVMQKLKELIANNKIGRVISSSVVACSLNRTVDVWPESLKSYLDMDSGGNEFTIVFGHFLDSFVNVLGDLSHIQSIFKTGYKTVKLTGSDQSRAQETTTKESASIAVQSTGHGNNIVDPAYVKTSPDQILVQGVTSNGAVASIAFRKPRHHGDEHDLRWYISGTEGEIMVTSPASWSIADKDAEIRIKNGDGPFEVVDFQGYRLPAAEALSPMAANTHSMYDAFAKGDTARYATFESAANTHRILEEIKKAAYIHAD